From a single Salvelinus namaycush isolate Seneca chromosome 14, SaNama_1.0, whole genome shotgun sequence genomic region:
- the LOC120058629 gene encoding tumor necrosis factor receptor superfamily member 9-like, whose product MHLVLRVLCFSLLIPGCLSSTGNRLVTPCGPDPKKLCVPCGAQTLKKACTRSKDTECDCKAGLRCGDGHCSFCVQECGKGQEPLPAARSCQNCPVGTFSDQIHEKCKPWRTSCPHPNEHIVALGDAVSDSKCGITNNSIPQVITLPTKRGSEDGTGLVWAITASCGVFIILIILFLVIIINNIKKKPEKTTRNEPNLIVPTPPTDEPRSLIDVSFHHPQQEQGSSSETLHSQDSETKLLPV is encoded by the exons ATGCATCTGGTCCTCAGGGTACTGTGTTTCTCTCTGCTCATACCGGGCTGTCTGAGTAGCACTG gGAACCGTCTGGTGACTCCCTGTGGTCCAGACCCGAAAAAGCTGTGTGTTCCCT gtggggcCCAGACCCTTAAGAAGGCCTGTACAAGAAGCAAGGACACAGAGTGTGACTGTAAGGCAGGACTCAGATGTGGTGATGGCCACTGCTCCTTCTGTGTCCAAGAGTGTGGAAAGGGCCAGGAACCTCTTCCCGCTGCAC GCTCCTGCCAGAATTGTCCAGTTGGGACCTTCAGTGACCAAATCCATGAGAAGTGTAAGCCTTGGAGAACAAG CTGTCCCCATCCCAATGAACACATTGTGGCCTTGGGAGATGCAGTTAGTGACAGCAAGTGCGGCATTACCAACAATTCAATCCCCCAAGTGATTACCTTACCTACGAAACGGGGCTCTGAAG ATGGCACAGGGCTGGTTTGGGCTATAACGGCCTCGTGTGGAGTCTTTATCATCCTTATCATCTTGTTTCtggtcatcatcatcaacaacatcaaaaAGAAACCAGAGAAGACAACCCGCAATGAGCCAAACCTTATTGTGCCAACTCCTCCTACAG ATGAGCCGAGGAGCCTGATAGACGTCAGTTTCCACCACCCTCAGCAGGAACAGGGCAGCAGTTCTGAAACACTGCACTCCCAGGACTCTGAGACCAAGCTCCTGCCTGTGTGA